The nucleotide sequence cgaaatttggaaattggtagtGATGTATTTTGGTACGGACGcatgtaatttttgtttttttagatttatcaGTAGGTCTAATTAACGTTTCGACGGACATAGCTTGGAGGATAACAGTTGCGTGGCACGCCGGAAACGTTTTGTGTAAACTCATCAGGTTTTTACAAGCCGTAGTAACTTATTCATCAACGTATGTGCTTGTCGCCCTTTCAATCGATAGATACGACGCCATAACTCACCCCATGAACTTCTCCGGAAGTTGTGAGTAAAACTTTTACCTCTAATCGCatcatattttatgatttttatgtttttcgttTAGGGAAACGAGCCAGAATGTTAGTAGTACTAGCTTGGATGGTTAGTATACTATTCTCGCTTCCGACGATATTCCTTTTCGAGGAAAAACCAATAGAAGGTAAATACCAAAttcgtatttttaaaatatcgtttttcTCGGTGTAGAATGATTTAATTTCTTCTATTCGGTGAATTGAACAGTAAATTCTTTCGAGTGCACTTCGGggtagtttatttttattatgatacgTTCCGGAATTGATACTACAAGTCTTGAACTAGTTTTCCGAGCATGtactttagaaaaattattacgaACATCGAAAATTAcgaaaatctaatattttttctcgTACAAAACACGTAGATAAATCGTCTAATACATTAATGTTTTACGACTACATTTCCAtgtaaaaaaaaagtgttttaaaagtAGTGATAAATCGgaaatatttcacatttgaTTCTGATTGCAACTGGATATATGGCTAACCCACATAATCCGCCTTTCTTGCCTCCAGCTCTTCTTATTCAGCAGGATATCAATATTTATGTCGTCCTTTATATATCATACGGGATTGCAACTTCACTCGTAGATaccaatttcatatttttacgaTTTCCTTTTTGTCGTACGGACAATTTTACACATTTATCctagttttatattaaaaatatgttaaaataaatttgtttcatttttcaataactcCACTGGCAACGTCGCAATATCCGTTCTACGTATTTCTCGACGTACtattagtccggtcaaattagatcaaaaaataagagtgaaacTACATAAATTATTCCCGTCCAAATGAAAATCggtgaaattgtttaaaatacatttgaaaataaaatttgatcgtttccgtgtatggaaaaattttttattcaaggtcaaaggttaaaaaaatgagtttttcgcggttatcagcaaaacggtgagtttttttataaaaatacctcagacgaaaattgtaaatcataaaattatctacaaaaaatgtaccaatacaattttttctacgagccaccgtttctgagatataagacttcaaattcaaaaagttgtaaaagttataatgtttaatatttactgtcgtatttaatggctataacATCATCGAAATTTAGCAATATCTTCGAcgattgataatttcttataaatacaagtctcggttcatttcaatgttgtaagaaaagtttactgctgaaaatatattgagttGTATTTTTGAATcactatatctcagaaacggtggctcgtagaaaaaaaagtgttgataCGTTtgttgtagataattttatgatatacattttttgtgtaaggtatttttatgataaaccgCATCGTTTCGCtaataatcgcgaaaaactcaattttttgacctttgaccttgaataatttttttttcatacacggaatcgatggggaacattcaaattctatgttagatcgtattttaaacaattttattgattttcagcttgatggaaatttatgtaacttcgattGTCTAATCTGACCGGATTATATAGGATTGTCAAGGCCGTTTAACATGTAGCAATACGATGCAATGCAAAACGCAATAATTCTTGATCAAAAACATGCGCAATTTATTCTATCACTCGCAATATTATCACATTTATCGAGCGCTTgctgcaaaaaatctgattttgttattttaatttcataaaataaaatttgaggttaggaatatGTTTGACGTTACATGATGCAATGACAAGTGACTCGCGTTATGTCAAGTAAGAAAGCAAGAAATGTCAAACGGCTCCTAGAGTTTacaacattaaaaaatcaataatttaacttGCAAGAACGAAATATTTTCTTCGCTAATTAGGAATTGCGTGCTTCAGATATTCCCCAATGTTGGATAGACTTATTGCAATGGCAATGGAAGGTATACATGACCCTTGTTGCTTTGGTTTTGTTCGTTATACCGGCATTAATAATCAGCGCCTGCTACGCCGTTATCGTATGGACCATATGGACTAAAAGTAAATTATTGATACCAATGGGTCACATACCGATCCGTCAAAGTAAGTTAATTCAAACATTTAATCGTTTTCTATTAGAGTTCCATTTTTATAACTGTTATTTCGAAACTGTTGACGTACTACGCTAAGTTTGTACcactattattttaaaataattctctAGACGATgacatctgaaagttgttcgttctgtactCGTTTATGTATCGATAGTTGCGTTTCGAGTGTTCcgtgtagtgaaagtgacagttccgtactgcaaaacactttcggggcgctctggagtgactctagccactttaatgttgacagttgacagtttcacttcgatgatttagcgtaactttaaatttttaattgaaaatgatttgGATCTATATAATCTATTACACAATATATTGAAACTTGAAAAGCATATCgaaatataatttcgaaataatagaaattaaataaaacgtttttttttagtataatttatcCCATCTCTAACTTGTCTATATGCGTTACAAAACCGAATTTAACAATCCTCTAAAATCGAGACTATATTATTACCAAAATTACGAATTTCTATACGCGCCTTTCAAGTTATCCATTCGATTCTCCTGTAAACCTTTTAATTCGCTTAAACAACCTGGTCCCGTCTGGAAAAAATATCCTTCTCGATTCAAACAAAAGACCAGTCGACCTCGGGGTAATACGTAATATTAAATTGTGCCAATTTgaattatatacgaggatgatTCCATAagtaacaaattttataacaaactttatacTACAAATATTTCACCATCGAGTTATTAGgaagcagaaaataatccgaaagtgccaaatctggcgaatagggtgtatgAAGTAGAACTGACGAAACGACAATTTCAATATagccaataaaaattatcccgTATCTGTAGATGAAACCGGTTCTGTCTGGTTCAATCCatcgttttgattgttctttcaACGATGATATTTCTAAACAAAATGGCGTCTTCAAAGTTGAAACATACGCACAACTACCCCATCCATGGTACTTAtggtaccatcctcgtataacaattggtttttttatgttttcaacgTATTAGGTGAAGATCTAAGGACGACGATACCGACGAGAAACTTTCACGAAGATCACGATTGCCGAAGAGCGAGTTCGAGGGGTATTATACCGCGCGCCAAAATAAAAACCGTCAAAATGACATTCGTTATAGTTTTCGGTAAGCAATTCgaaatttaatcgattttttattcgattatttattgtttttttttttttcttctcttttctaTCTACAGTGTTCGTAGTGTGTTGGAGTCCTTATATAATATTCGACTTGCTTCAAGTCTACGGCCACATTCCCAAAACTCAAACTAACATCGCTATAGCGACATTAATTCAGAGTTTGGCGCCTCTCAATTCAGCGGCCAATCCAGTTATCTACTGTCTCTTTTCTACGCACATATGCGGCAATTTGAGGTGAGCGAATCGTTACCTATACCGAATAGGGGTGgccaaaataatcgattaatcgaaaaataatcgattgaacgaaaaataatcgattaatcgaaaaataatcgattaaacgaaaaataatcgattaatcgaaaaataatcgattaatcgaaaaataatcgattaaacgaaaaataatcgattaaacgaaaaataatcgattaatcgaaaaataatcgattaatcgattaaacgaaaaataatcgattaatcgaaaaataatcgattaaacgaaaaataatcgattaatcgaaaaataatcgattaatcgaaaaataatcgattaaacgaaaaataatcggttaatcgaaaaataatcgattaaacgaaaaataatcgattaaacgaaaaataatcgattaaacgaaaaataatcgattaattgaTAATTGCAGAGCCTTTTAGATCGAATAACAATTGATCTCGAAAATTGTGGACGAGGGCGATTGGAAATGTacttttttgaatgttttacgTATACAGGGGTCGGTACAAATCTTTCGggaatcgataaaaaaaatatactttcgaatattatgaataaCGAGATTTTATGCGAAGACGATTTTACAGACTTGATTTGAATCGatcaaaaaaaaagataaagcttttcaatttttctcaatttctctGTAGATGCggcaaaatatttaaacatttgaaattcGATCCGTGCAGAAATGTGCCGCCGTTCACTTGGTTCACCAACTGTTTGTCGTTATGTATGCCGGCGTGTTGTTTGGGTCACGAGGCGGCTTCCTCTTCGGGTATCGTCACCACGACCGTAACAACTTCCTCGAGGAGATCGACGTCTGCTACTTCTTTGAGACACACCATAAGACTGCAACCCGCCGTACATAACGGACATAAAGTGGCTATATCAGTGGTGTAGTGAAATAAATGACACCCGACGTGTCCATTCCAAGTCGGGACATGGACAATAATCGACGATTGAGGTTGCGTGTTGTCATTCGCTGTTGCCTGCTTCGATGTGCGTAACgatatttttgtacaaaaattgaTCGATAAttaaaaaaccgatttttattaatacaaaatcaatatagatatatatttatcgaaaaaacacgataaattgttaaatatatttgtataccactgtataatgtaataaataatttaaattgttttttgtaataagtaaatttttattgtcgGGCAGTATATGTTGAAAATACTAAccataatatagaaaaaaaaaaaaaagaaaatgacttattaaaatgtattattattcaCGTGAATTGTATTatgtaatatcaataaatatattgttacacgttttttttttttttcatatttaattatatccatacgaaaattaaattaaattcgaaaagtttaattatattcaacaatattaaataacgaaataattttcaaaatctatggaAACGGtactgtataaaaataatagttttctataaaaatagttGGCAGCGCCGTCTTTGACGAAGTAgcgtcaaaaatataaatacacgATACAGATATTGACAAAAAGTACATTATCAATATAATAGATGGCGCAAGCAGTAAAGTAAAAAATCTccaaatcaataattaatatgatAATGAGACCGGTACAGGTGGAATAACACGAAATATAATATGAGAATATCTTGTTTCTAACATATTTGACTATTCAAAacataattgatattttattgacTCAGTAACTTGTGGCGCTATCTCGGAGCGACTAGCATAAGTAACGTAAGGAAACTTTCGACTcgtcaatatataaataattaacataagAGATGACGAAAGTTCGAATGTATTGCTGAATATCTAATgagaaaatgattttccaaaTCCATAGAAACGTtactgttgaaaaaataaagctttttataaaaataataggtAGCGCCACCTTTGATAAAGTAGCTTCAGTAAAACACATACACGAAATAGATATCGACAAAAAGTACATAATACATTGGATAATGGAATCAGTACAGATTATATTAAAccaaacatatttttgtaatatccATCATCAAACAtaattaacaattcaaaatgtaattattaatattttgatgaattaattttttgtggcGCCATCTTGGTGCGAGTAGTATGAGTGAAGTAACTAAAGGTTCGACTTGTTAATCAGTAAATGATTAATATAACAGATAgcagaaatttaaatatctaaaacGATACGATATAATATTACAAATCCTTCGAAACGTTATCAATTGAAAACCACTcatgtttttttgttgaaataattagcAGCGCCATCTTTGAGGAAGTTGCGTAGGTAATAGAAAAGGCAACATATATACTAGCAATATAATAGAAAGTAGTACAAGTCCCTGACAATGATTTCAATCAAGTGATAAGTTGAAATATTTAGCTCTAAACATAATTGgctattcaaaatattattttttcaattaactatGTGTGGCGCCATCTTCGTGAGAGTAGCATATATAACGTCCTGAAACGTTCCACTcgtcaaataatacaaaattcatttttactcAATTAGAAATCCATTCCAATATAATAAATTCCTATGTAAATATTTACTGAAACCTTGTAATGGATACGTAATTGTCTAATAAAAACTAATTGTGGCGACATCTTTACGAGAATAGTATTAGTAACTAAAAGATACTGTATAGTTACCGTCAATAAGTGTTACGAATATGGAAGAGCGCGTAAGTCAAGTTCAATTCTACTTACTACTTTCAAGTATAAATTCAACAATACATGAATCTAATATTGAATTGGTATTGGACTTGCGATTTggttaaattaaaatcaataaaatatttgtatctttCACTTAATGCAGCAAAACAATTTCATGATTGTCAATTGTCATGTGCTTTTTTTTTGATGTGTCTGTCAAATTACCGTAACCAGTATCTATTTCATCCCtatttatataacttttcaTTTATACAACTAGTATCTATCATCAGAAACCATGTTTAACAATCAGGTTAGTgctatttctataaataatacaattcaaaatgatatattttattgctAACATAGGTATTCAGAAAATGTCTCGTACCAGTGGCACTTGCTGCTGTAACTGTAGAAGCGAAAGAAAAAAACGTTTCCAATATCGAAAACGAACAGAAACTATGCAGACCTAGTGAACTACCTCTTTACACTCCAGACCCACAGAGTCGTACCCACACAATTGAAGAACAACAGTTACCGTCAAAATTGGAAGAAACTATTAAGACAGTGAGATTAAAATTAACCGAAATCAACGCAGAAGCTCAAGCTTACAAAAGAGTCGGCTTAAATCAATTTGAGAAGAGAAAAGAAGACTTTGATTGTAAAGTTTGAATcgaattaatcatttttatgtatAGAATAACGAATCATTCTAGgggttataaattatttaagacaAGAAGATAATACTTTGCCCAAGGTTGGTGCCATAGGTATTGGAGCTTTAACTGGATTAATATTTGGACTGAGAGGcggattatttaaaaaaacattatatatgACAACAGGTGCTTTAGGAATGTCGGCTGTATGCTATCCAAAGGAAGCATCTGAATATTCCAAAGTAGGAATGACTGAAgctaaaaaatatacagttatAACATATAATTTCGTAAACGGGGGTAATATTAACTGTTTAATAATATCGTATAACAAAATTAgtcattttaaatgaatatttcagttaaaaaagATGATCCTGCGTTAGATTTACCTTCTTTACCGAAATTACCCACAAGTTTTACTAACGCTTGGGATTCGATCAAAACAACTGCTACATCGTTTATATCAGAAGGAGAAGAACAGAATATTAAAGATCAGGTAATAGAAAATCGAGTTGAAATTGAAGAAACCAATGTAGAAGATCCTCTCCCAATAATTCTCCAATCCAAAATATTTCCTGACTAACCAATAACTTTTTATGTATTAAAACTtgcaaaattaaatattttaaatgattgtccaaagaattttttctcattttagctatataaacattttaaagtaACGACACATTGATGAATTATATTTAAggttaaaaagattttttgacTAACGTATTTTTCAGGTTGACAAGTCTAAATAAATCTGAAATCAACAATGGGGGTAATCATCTGTataatatagtatatatatatatatatatatatatatatatatataattagtatttaatatattatttaaacatttcctccactttttttttaacaacctcatatatttttttaattaaaattgtagtGTCTATACGAATATTTTAGAGGTTATTTTATATCTAACTTCAGTCAgttatataaaagaagaagaaaaccatAGAATTTAGCTGTACCTAATCAATGGGGTAAAAGTTCTTGAATAGCAAGggtaataataatttgttttatgaatGGAATATGCTGGCGATGTTGCCAAACTGGTTCCGATGAAGGTAGATGTGTGAAAGTAGTGGTTCTCACATTAAAATGatcgattttgtatataatatatagacTCGAAGGGGTTTTTCCAATTCTGGAttcgaaatttgtttttcttcgataaattcCGTTATTTTATGGCGTTGATtgtagattttttatataattaaaacaactatcaactttcataattttttaataaaaaataaaacaacagcTGTCATATCACAGCGATATATCAAGTTACATCAATGTGACTTCTTCTAATATGAACAAAgcttaattataatatatattttttaatacataatacTCTTTTGCATTATTTAACAAATGACTTGAAATTGACTTTAAAACAAATCAATGGTTAATATGAAAAGAGGAgacgtgaaaaataattttaaatccctcttacgaaaagaaaaaaaacaattaaattagtgggcaataaaatatttcgataaatattcttttttgtgTTTGTATACAACAATAAAATCGAcggattattaataataaataatcctgtacacgataaaaaataatgttattgatACATTTCtagtataaattaattttatttgagcCGGTCCTGTTGGAAAGtaattattaatgataaaataaaaatttatacctATATCCACATCTCCCTACTTTTTTACTcacactgtatttttttttgacttaatctgattaaaaaacatgaaaaaataaatgtacaatCGGTATTGTTCGAATAATTAGCTATGGCGAGGTgctagaaatatatataatatcagATATACCTACTCCTAATGTGAGTTATGTTTGTAAATCGTAATGTAAATCTACTTGAACCGTATCATGAAAATAAACGAATTTACATGAATACTTGTATGGAAAATAATACCATAACTCAGTTTTAAAAGTGGTATAACGAAAATCTTGTTATTTTCACACAATTTCagcgtattaaaaataaaaaatacgtcATAGGCACAAGAAATATTCAGATAGTCTTAATTTAAATTGTACACTTAGTATCCAAAAAATGAAGTATTCACcaaattattacaatatataaacaaatattttaaagtgtATTTATCTAAAATTGGGTAAAAACAGTGTACACGGAAACAAAAAATCTCCTAACAATAATATCGATTCTACGTACTTAATTGGACACACTGTATTATCAATGAGAATGACAGTAAGAAAAATAAAGTCAGATTATAATTAAATCATTAAATTCTAacattgattaaaataattatttgaaaaaaaatgtacaaaatcatCGCAATTAGTCAggtatttaatttaaataaaacaatttcatcctATTGTGGGAGCAATGATAATCAACTAACCAATATTGGTATTTCTAGGTTATATTAGTGTTTATTCTAATTGTTTGACAGATAAGATAAGAAAATTATACCAAGTAGACCTATAATCAAGATAATTTAGCAACAATAACagtttcattcaattttacgTAATTTTTATCTACTCGAGCTATGTAAAACAGATAAAGTATAACAACATACTTGTAAAATTTCGTCAATAAATAAAGGTTAGGTATTGAAGAATCACTGAACTACACTaagaatcacaaaaaaaaacaccgAAATAAAACAAACACATAACCTCGAAATTAGAATGAAACATCTCTATGTATAAAGTACTACTAGGTTACTTGATTGTCATTATGTGGGGGAGTTTTACATTTccataaacataacctcacaagtttgttttgtaatttagtaagtcattcaaaaaattctgcgcgagagaaaagtataaaaagattaattttattcaCATAAAATTTGGAATTCTTTAGTTGAATcgtaatataaaaaagaaaagtgtGTATTAGTGTAtatctaattaataaatttaaaaatcattgttaatatcatgaaaattgtatttatataatataaagtaaATTAACTTAcctgaaaaatttagtaaagTTTCATTTAATCCTGTAGGTACTCTTGATCATTTTATCAAGAGTGCTTTGCCTCTTGGAAATATGCATACTTCTAGAACTCCTCGTATAACGCCCCTTGTCGAATTCTTTCTGAAGCCTTTTAGCAAACTCCAAATCGGCCTTTTCTTGTTCTTCTTTCAACTTATCTGAAAACGAATAACCATTCTTTCGAACGTCGACTTTTGATTCTTTTTCGTCCCCTTTACCAAATCCATAAAATGGATTTTCAACGCTCGTTACCGATTTTTTAGTttctccaaataattttttacgaaacACCGGAGATATATCACAATCTAATGTTGGAGAAACACTCGAGTTGggcttgaattttttttctgttgatgcaCAATCGGTATTAACCATGTATAAAGATCGTTTTAATGAGGGGCGTTTAGAGGTAAGTGGAGTTAATGTGAGTTCAATTGAGGCTGGAGTATCTGAGGATTCTTTGAGATCAAGAGAAAATCTAGCGAATGCAGATTCGAGAATGTTTGAATTGAAGTTGATGGTGCCACTAGGAGATCTGTAAAAaagataaatacaaaaaacacaGTCAGTTATAATGATTAGGGAAAATGtgtaataatttccaaaataaaaaacagtttttacttACACTATCCTTGTGTTTGTAtcacttttgatttttttaggaGTTATTTTAATAGGAGAAATCTTCTGTGTTGGAGGGTTAAGTCTATGATCTATGGgtttaaaatatctcatttcaGATTCTATGCAATCACTACTATCACTAGACAAATCCAAGTCGacgattttttgtatttgttgaatttttttatggattttgggcgagaaatgttgaatattggtttgttttgtattattatcTAAACACAAGACTCTGCAAGTATATTCCTTATTAACAAAGTTGTTATGATTTGAAGAAAGATTCCCATTatctttttgtaaaaatttatccATTGGACCTAGTTTGTTGGGGGTATGTTTGATTTTTGGGGTAGATTCGGGTTTAGGCGCAAGTTCTTCTGCCAATTTTTTAGCTATGGCTTCGTCCAATCTCATTTTTTCCTCCAACATAACTCTCCTTGAATCCTCCTCTGCTTTTAGTTTCTTTATCAATTCTTCACTGGCTTTGATTTCGGCTTCacgtttttttctttgttcttcatcttccttttgtttttgtatttcatACTCTTTTCTTATTTCTCCGGGATACGCTACGACGATATCTCTTTgttctgaaaaataatttaaatagtatacaacaaacaaataatctaaaaacaaatttttacctTCAATTATGTTTTCATCTATACCATTCAACTTGTTATTAACATGTTTAGGAAATTTATCTCGAATATACTTCCAGAGTTCTGTATTGATTagactattttcttttttagtttttcttaacCACGATCCAACTCTCATCCTGCAGAGAGGACAAACTAAATTTGCATTTTCCATAGTATTTTCGAAgcaaactaaacaaaaatcgtGGTTACAAGGAAGAGACACTGGTTCTATCAATATACTCCTACATATTGGACAAAGAACGTCATTTAACACTAGCGTACTGTAATTTGTTGAGTTTAATAATTTCGTATATTTTGTAGTTCTTTTTGGAGCCATATTTACATTCGAAGctaaaagacaaaaaataaacCACAGAACGAGAATATCTATGACAGTTATATCCGTTCGAAGCAGACTATAGTTGCGTTCGGCTATGGTGTTCGGAGGAAAAAGCGTTTTATATTACATGATCATAGACTGCACAGATTGATCATGATAATTGACGAACAGTAAACGTAAAacttaaacaaatataattggAGTTGGCTGGTCAAATCCAATTCGTAATAAAGCAGAGTATTCGAAAATGTATATAACCGAACGCGAATGGAGCGGTAACATCGAATAAAAGTGGATTGCCGAACGATATCGAACAGTACGAGTCCTAGGATGTACATGGTCGAACGCAGTATATGCGAACGGTGTAGCTCTGTTCTATGAATGGAAGTGAATTAGTTCCATTTCTATAGATCTATAAATACTCACATTCATTTTAATGAGGAATCTTTCCAAACGAACGCTCTTTTGAAATTTCAAGAATTCATTATTAAATCCTTATCATTAGTAATTTCGTAGTTCCGGACCATATTGAAACTAcctttattattttgtattttttttttgttttaaaagtgttatattttttatttaattgcgTTATCTTAGTTACATTTTATAGAGAAATTGAACTCAggtaataatttaattactaCAATAATATTACtagtaaaatataaatgaatatgtaAATTAGTATAAATGAAGTATCCTTAGTGATATTATTCTTTACCTCGgataaaaacttattatataTGAAATGGAAACATATATTTTGTGTAACATATACCTATAACtctaatttgaattatttttattttacagatAATATATGTTATCAGAGCCGGAGATAATAATAGCAAC is from Diorhabda sublineata isolate icDioSubl1.1 chromosome 1, icDioSubl1.1, whole genome shotgun sequence and encodes:
- the LOC130448899 gene encoding cardioacceleratory peptide receptor-like isoform X2 yields the protein MGGSFVPDVRHGGHFLEFLLKNNNDFQVHQEVTTAVYPVYLRPNGEGNHSLLSYLDGNGTRSQKREFNSFYFYKAEQFTILWVLFTMIVLGNSAVLIALLVSKSRKSRMNFFIRQLAIADLSVGLINVSTDIAWRITVAWHAGNVLCKLIRFLQAVVTYSSTYVLVALSIDRYDAITHPMNFSGSWKRARMLVVLAWMVSILFSLPTIFLFEEKPIEDIPQCWIDLLQWQWKVYMTLVALVLFVIPALIISACYAVIVWTIWTKSKLLIPMGHIPIRQSEDLRTTIPTRNFHEDHDCRRASSRGIIPRAKIKTVKMTFVIVFVFVVCWSPYIIFDLLQVYGHIPKTQTNIAIATLIQSLAPLNSAANPVIYCLFSTHICGNLRNVPPFTWFTNCLSLCMPACCLGHEAASSSGIVTTTVTTSSRRSTSATSLRHTIRLQPAVHNGHKVAISVV
- the LOC130448899 gene encoding cardioacceleratory peptide receptor-like isoform X1 gives rise to the protein MGGSFVPDVRHGGHFLEFLLKNNNDFQVHQEVTTAVYPVYLRPNGEGNHSLLSYLDGNGTRSQKREFNSFYFYKAEQFTILWVLFTMIVLGNSAVLIALLVSKSRKSRMNFFIRQLAIADLSVGLINVSTDIAWRITVAWHAGNVLCKLIRFLQAVVTYSSTYVLVALSIDRYDAITHPMNFSGSWKRARMLVVLAWMVSILFSLPTIFLFEEKPIEDIPQCWIDLLQWQWKVYMTLVALVLFVIPALIISACYAVIVWTIWTKSKLLIPMGHIPIRQSEDLRTTIPTRNFHEDHDCRRASSRGIIPRAKIKTVKMTFVIVFVFVVCWSPYIIFDLLQVYGHIPKTQTNIAIATLIQSLAPLNSAANPVIYCLFSTHICGNLRCGKIFKHLKFDPCRNVPPFTWFTNCLSLCMPACCLGHEAASSSGIVTTTVTTSSRRSTSATSLRHTIRLQPAVHNGHKVAISVV
- the LOC130448930 gene encoding MICOS complex subunit MIC27 isoform X1, producing MFNNQVFRKCLVPVALAAVTVEAKEKNVSNIENEQKLCRPSELPLYTPDPQSRTHTIEEQQLPSKLEETIKTVRLKLTEINAEAQAYKRVGLNQFEKRKEDFDWVINYLRQEDNTLPKVGAIGIGALTGLIFGLRGGLFKKTLYMTTGALGMSAVCYPKEASEYSKVGMTEAKKYTVITYNFVNGVKKDDPALDLPSLPKLPTSFTNAWDSIKTTATSFISEGEEQNIKDQVIENRVEIEETNVEDPLPIILQSKIFPD
- the LOC130448899 gene encoding cardioacceleratory peptide receptor-like isoform X3; translation: MIVLGNSAVLIALLVSKSRKSRMNFFIRQLAIADLSVGLINVSTDIAWRITVAWHAGNVLCKLIRFLQAVVTYSSTYVLVALSIDRYDAITHPMNFSGSWKRARMLVVLAWMVSILFSLPTIFLFEEKPIEDIPQCWIDLLQWQWKVYMTLVALVLFVIPALIISACYAVIVWTIWTKSKLLIPMGHIPIRQSEDLRTTIPTRNFHEDHDCRRASSRGIIPRAKIKTVKMTFVIVFVFVVCWSPYIIFDLLQVYGHIPKTQTNIAIATLIQSLAPLNSAANPVIYCLFSTHICGNLRCGKIFKHLKFDPCRNVPPFTWFTNCLSLCMPACCLGHEAASSSGIVTTTVTTSSRRSTSATSLRHTIRLQPAVHNGHKVAISVV
- the LOC130448921 gene encoding E3 ubiquitin-protein ligase RNF169-like, whose product is MAPKRTTKYTKLLNSTNYSTLVLNDVLCPICRSILIEPVSLPCNHDFCLVCFENTMENANLVCPLCRMRVGSWLRKTKKENSLINTELWKYIRDKFPKHVNNKLNGIDENIIEEQRDIVVAYPGEIRKEYEIQKQKEDEEQRKKREAEIKASEELIKKLKAEEDSRRVMLEEKMRLDEAIAKKLAEELAPKPESTPKIKHTPNKLGPMDKFLQKDNGNLSSNHNNFVNKEYTCRVLCLDNNTKQTNIQHFSPKIHKKIQQIQKIVDLDLSSDSSDCIESEMRYFKPIDHRLNPPTQKISPIKITPKKIKSDTNTRIVSPSGTINFNSNILESAFARFSLDLKESSDTPASIELTLTPLTSKRPSLKRSLYMVNTDCASTEKKFKPNSSVSPTLDCDISPVFRKKLFGETKKSVTSVENPFYGFGKGDEKESKVDVRKNGYSFSDKLKEEQEKADLEFAKRLQKEFDKGRYTRSSRSMHISKRQSTLDKMIKSTYRIK
- the LOC130448930 gene encoding MICOS complex subunit MIC27 isoform X2, yielding MFNNQVFRKCLVPVALAAVTVEAKEKNVSNIENEQKLCRPSELPLYTPDPQSRTHTIEEQQLPSKLEETIKTVRLKLTEINAEAQAYKRVGLNQFEKRKEDFDWVINYLRQEDNTLPKVGAIGIGALTGLIFGLRGGLFKKTLYMTTGALGMSAVCYPKEASEYSKVGMTEAKKYTVITYNFVNGVKKDDPALDLPSLPKLPTSFTNAWDSIKTTATSFISEGEEQNIKDQVDKSK